In Vanacampus margaritifer isolate UIUO_Vmar chromosome 18, RoL_Vmar_1.0, whole genome shotgun sequence, a genomic segment contains:
- the LOC144038936 gene encoding tubby-related protein 3 isoform X2 — protein MKKQQKKRADCQMVVANRDARQKNRRQKGRPDEMPLLISQSLSNVSLSDQVEHAHDNPMDVITLAEGESHAKAAAMSGEEPAERPVSAEKINLDTEQEEDKMEDDAHAEDKKTKKKEKAKPADENDGQEKDNEKQEKKRKRKDKAKDCDDGHETNKTTKQERKKKHLDDTSSSDPEQTSPNKNGHAESGDEEEDDECPTPSRDSPRRKKHLDTSRCQISDDSKDEDIQAEGKERKKKRVEKNTASLLASLNSNYKKRSSSGSESTNGTASPISLEDLQAFALRPAPRDVTIQCRVTRDRRGMEKGMYPTYYLHMEKDDGKRVFLMAGRKRKRSKTSNYLISTDPTNLTRDTSCYIGKLRSNVLGTKFIVYDVGENPEKKPFIKECESVREELAAICYETNLFGSRGPRKMTVIIPGMLENDDRVSIQPKNEQETLLARHASNNTDKLVTLVNKNPTWNERTLSYVLNFHGRVTQASVKNFQIIHPENGDYIVMQFGRVSEDVFSMDYSFPMCALQAFAITLSSFDGKLACE, from the exons ATGAAGAAGCAACAAAAGAAGCGTGCCGATTGTCAAATGGTGGTCGCCAACCGGGACGCCCGCCAGAAGAACCGCAGACAAAAAGGTCGCCCGGACGAGATGCCGCTGTTGATCAGCCAGTCCCTCAGCAACGTCTCCCTCAGCg ACCAAGTGGAGCACGCGCATGACAACCCGATGGACGTCATCACGCTGGCGGAGGGCGAGAGCCACGCGAAGGCTGCCGCGATGTCGGGTGAGGAGCCTGCGGAGAGGCCGGTCAGCGCCGAAAAGATCAACTTGGACACGGAGCAAGAGGAAGACAAAATGGAGGACGATGCGCACGCGGAGGACAAGAAGACGAAAAAGAAGGAGAAAGCCAAAC CTGCGGACGAAAATGACGGACAGGAAAAAGACAACGagaaacaggagaaaaaaagaaaaagaaaagacaaagcgAAAGACTGCGACGATGGACAcgagacaaacaaaacaaccaaacaagaGCGCAAAA AGAAGCACTTAGACGACACGTCATCTTCGGACCCGGAGCAGACCAGCCCAAACAAGAACGGACATGCTGAAAGCGgcgacgaggaggaggacgacgagTGCCCGACCCCGTCCCGCGACTCTCCTCGGAGGAAAAAACATCTGGACACAT CCAGGTGCCAAATAAGCGACGACAGCAAGGACGAGGACATTCAGGCGGAagggaaagaaaggaagaagaagagagtCGAGAAAAACACAGCCAGTTTATTAGCGTCTCTCAACTCAAACTACAAGAAGAGATCGTCTTCAGGCAGCGAATCCACCAATGGA ACGGCTTCTCCGATATCATTGGAGGACCTCCAGGCGTTCGCCTTGCGTCCCGCCCCCAGAGACGTGACCATCCAGTGTCGGGTCACCAGGGACAGGAGAGGCATGGAGAAGGGCATGTACCCCACTTACTACCTTCACATGGAGAAAGACGACGGAAAGCGG GTGTTTCTCATGGCAGGccgaaaaaggaaaagaagcaaAACATCCAACTATCTCATCTCAACAGACCCGACAAATCTGACCCGAGATACTAGCTGCTACATCGGCAAGctaag GTCCAACGTTCTGGGAACAAAGTTCATTGTATACGACGTAGGAGAAAACCCGGAGAAAAAGCCTTTTATTAAAGAGTGTGAATCCGTGCGAGAGGAGCTGGCGGCAATTTGTTAC GAGACGAACCTTTTTGGATCCCGGGGTCCCCGCAAAATGACAGTGATCATCCCGGGAATGTTGGAGAATGACGACCGAGTGTCCATCCAGCCCAAAAAC GAGCAGGAAACCCTGCTGGCGCGCCACGCCAGCAACAACACGGACAAGCTGGTGACCCTGGTCAACAAAAATCCCACCTGGAACGAGCGGACGCTGTCGTACGTGCTCAACTTCCACGGCCGCGTTACGCAAGCCTCCGTCAAAAACTTCCAGATCATCCACCCGGAGAACG